The DNA region TGGCTGGCTCTCTGGCTGACTCTCTCCCTGCATCTCTGGCTggctctctccctgcctctctcgctggctctctccctgcctctcttgctggctctctccctgcctctctcgctggctctctcactgcttctctccctgcccctctctctggctctctctctggctctctctctgcgtctctccctgcctctctcgctggctctctcactgcctctctggctggctctctccctgcctctctccctggctctctctctgcttctctccctgcctctctcgctggctctctccctgcctctctccctggctctctcgctggctctctcgctgcctctctccctgcccctctctctctgcctctctctctggctctctcgctGCCTCCCTATAACAGCAGCAGTCATATGAATGGGTTTGCCAGACCATATAGAAAGAATGGGTTGCCAGGTACAGGGATGACAGTGAtagcagggctgcccaaccctcttcctggagatctaccgtcctgtgggttttcagtccaaccctaatttaacacaaaTTAGTgctggactgaaaacctacaggacggtagatctccaggaagagggttgggcagccctggatTATAGCTTCATGGTCGTGAGGAGGTAGTGGAGACTGTGCTTTCAGACAGCTCCAGCAGAGGGCGACAATGAACACACACTCAGAAGGACAGGAATGATGTGGCTAGGAAAGGATACATGATTAGCCCAAGAgcgcattttatttattttatttgtacagAACTGCTTTATACAAAACAAACAGGGATACAATTACTTTTATACAAAGTACCTCAAAAACACAGATACACCGAGGACATTTTAAACTACATGGTAGTCACGTTTTTAACCTGTTTTTCATTCACCAAATGCCTTACCTGTGTATTGGCCATTGTTATGCTCCTCTCCTACCCCAGATGTGGTGTTACAGTACATTCATAATGTGCAAAGAGTAATCATACCCTAATCGTAACTACACTATATTTGTAGCATGTCAGTCAATGTACCTTTATTTTTCATCCGCCACTTGTTCCATTATTCTATGGTACTTATACTGCCTTAATATTATAAACACAACTTACAGATAAAACAACTCCTATCTTACTGTAACTGCAGATACATCCATGCTCCAAAGACGTAGTTTTATAAATATTTGTATTGACGCTTTAAAATCTTTCAGCTGTGAAATATTCCTGAAGTTGTCAAAGCCATACAGTTAGCATTTTACTCAGGTTATCTGGCACCATTTCACCCATCTAAAATactagtgtgtgtgttatgtggttgtgtgtgtgcgtgtgttgttgtgcatgtgcgtgtgacTGCCTTTGTGCACGCATGTCTGTTTGTGTCCAATTCAGCGTgtttgcgtgtctgtgtgtggcctTGCGTGCATCTGCATGCGTTTGCTGCCatttgctgactgtgtgtgtgtgtgtgtgtgtgtgtgtgtgtgtgtgtgtgtgtgtgcgtgtgtgtgtgtgtgtgtactaagtCCAGGCCTGACTCTAGATGACGATAGACTTGAGGTGTCTGAAACACATGATGATGTCCAGAGGGACAGGAGGACTCAGATGGTTCCCATCCAGACGCAGGTACCTGTTgggtatcaatcaatcaattgatcaatcattcattcattcattcattcaatcaatcaaactGTGTTGTGAATATTATATTACCTGAGTCTGGGCATAAGAGCCTCATCAGTCAGACTCTCAGAGGACAGACTGAACGGACACAGCTGGGTCCCGTTAATACCTGacacatgaaaacacacacacacacacacacacaagtcactCAATGCTGTCGTGGTTATGTTACTTATGGTTGCATCTCCATTGTGTGTTACTTATTCTCAATGCTGTTATGGTTGTAATGTGGTCATGCTACAGACCTATTACGGCCTTATGTTAGGCTACTCACTCTCAATGCTGTTGTGGTTGAGATGCAGGTGCTCCAGCTGGGGGTTGAACAGGGGGACGGAGGTGAGCTGGTTGTGGGCCAGGTGAAGATCTAGCAGGGTGGAAACGTTGAACACAGCCTTAGGTACTCCCTTATCACTTAGCTGGTTGTAGTTGAGCCTCACAAACGCCAGGTTGGAGAAGCCTTGGAAGTAGTCCCTGCATTGGGAAGACAAGTGGGTTACTGTAAATAGTGGGTTGTTGCAGTATTTCGAGGTTGTTGAAATAAACGTTTGTAATTCCAAGTGCTTAGAGGATAGAGAGTTCAGCACACTGTCATTCTTGTGTGCTTTACTGGATCTCAAATCAACGTTTTGGATCTCACACCAATGTTTTGGTCAATAGATCATGTGTGTATGCGTACGTGTGAATACCTGCatcgtgcatgcatgtgtgcttACTTAGGGATGTCGTCGATGTTGTTCCTGTCCAGGAATAGTTGTGTGATGCCGTTGGGGATGTTAGCTGGCATCTTCTTCAGGATGTTGTGGGCCAAGTTCAGCTGAACCAGGTTCTTCAGGTCTTTAAAAGTGTTCTTCCCCATGTCACTGTCACTCAACTAAACACAACAGAGAAATACACAGGGATAATTAAcattgagtgagtgtgtgagagtgtgtgcgtttgtgtgtgcatgcatgtgtgtgtgtgtttgtgcgtgtccgTGTGCATACATGCCTGTGTGCAtgcgtttgtatgtgtgtgtgtgcatgcatgcgtgtgtatgtttgtgcatttgcatgtgtgtgtaccttgTTGTGGTGCAGGTCAAGCAGAGCGAGGTGCTCCATCTTGCCGAAAGCTCCAGAGGGGATCTTGGAGATCTGGTTGTGGCTGAGTCTGAGCTGCTCCAACCCAGCTGGCAGGTCATGAGGAACCTCCTTCAACTGGTTCCTATCCATGTAGAGAAACAGCAGACCGGGTACCTTCTCAAAcacctggaacacagagagacagagagagagacagaaggagagacagcgacatagacagagagacagacagtgagtgatagagagagagagacagagagagacaaatagcTAAATAAAAAAGAAAGATGGGATAATGAAAATAAGTGAATGCATGACTaactaaataaacaaaataaataaatagaaaaaaGCTCCCACCTGCTTGTCCACTTTTTTTATGCGGTTGTTGGCCATGTCAACCCATCGCAGCTCGGTGGCGTTGTTGAAGGGTTCCGCTGTTACCACAGAGATGTAGTTGTTCTGCAGGTAAAGGTAGTGGACTCTCGACGGGATCACTGGGACTGTACGGAGGTTCCGGTTCTCACAATAGAGGGCGTTGGGGAAGGAGGGGGGGCAGAAACACTCACGGGGACAGTCAGGGAACATGGAGGGGGGGCCAAGGATGGGAGGGGGGAAGTCTGTGGGCTCCTGGGGTTCCAGTTCATCAGGTGGCGGGTCAGGCTTGAAGGAGGGGCGCTTGGTGGCCTTAGGAGGCTTAGGAGGTTTCTTAGGTCGTGGTCTCTGGGAGAACACTGCCCCCATCAGGAGACAGAGCACCAGGGCAGAGTAGAGTCCCACACCTGCCTTCATTgttctggatggatggatggatggatggatggatggatggatggatggatggatagatagagagagagagagagagagagagagagagagagagagagagagagagagagataggaattgagagagagaggaattgaGAGAgacatttaattgaattgagagagagacagacagacagacagacccgaGACAAGGCaaaaagggccttctacgccatcaaaaggaacatcaaatttgACATCCCAGTTAGGATCTGGCTTAAAATACTCCactcagttatagaacccattgccctctatggttgtgaggcctggggtccactcaccaaccaataatccacaaaatgggaaaaacaccCAATTGAggctctgcatgcagaattctgcaaaaatatcctcaacACAAAACCCAAATAAtgcatacagagcagaattaggactataccctctaattatccaaatccagaaagGAGCTGTTAAATTCCACAGCCACCTAAAGGAAAGTGATGCCCAAACCcttccatcacaaagccctaacctacagagagattaacctagagaagagtcccctcagccagctggttctgtgGCTCTGTTTACGAACACAAACAGactccacagagccccaggacagcaacacaattagcccCAACCAAaactacttgacacattggaaagaatcaaccaaaaaaaCGGAGCAAATTGGAACGCTACcttgccctaaacagagagtacacagcggcagaataccagaccactgtgactgacccaaaactaAGAAAAgtcttgactatgtacagactcaatgAGCATAGCCTTGCAATTGAGAGAggtcgccataggcagacctggctctcaagagaagacaagaTATGTGACCACTGTCCATAAAATTAGGTGAAAACCGAGCTGCActttctaacctcctgccaaatgtacgaCCATATGAGACACATCCCTCAAATTAAAcaaacccacaaagaattcgaacaCAAATCAAATCCCAGCAGCAAAATGTGTGACCCCCGTTACTCTCTTGAAACTTTTTGCTTGTgtagtaatgtttactgttaatgtctGATTGTTTTTGTCTTTGTGTTGTTTAATTTCCTTTGttggtttttgttgttgttgtattgtttgagttttttcacttgctttggcaatgtaaatacGTTTCCCAAGCCAATAAAGCAACTTTGAAATGAATTGaattgacagagagacagagagacagagcgagacacacacagacagagagacagagacagagagacagagagacagagaccgcgagacagcgagacagagagacacaagaCAGAGcgacagtgagacagagacagagagacagagcgacagagcaacagagagacagagcgacagagagacagagactgagtgacagagagacagagacagtgggacagagagacagagacagagcgacaaagagacagagacagagcgacagagacagagcgacaaagagacagacagagtgacagagagacagacagagcgacagagagacagacagagcgacagagagacagacagagcgacagagagaaagagcgacagagagacTGAGCGACACAGAGGGAGactgagtgacagagagacagagacagtgtgacagaaagacagagacaaagcgaaagagagacagagacagagcgacagagagacagagacagagcgacagagagacagacagagtgacagagagacagacagagcgacagagagacagacagagcgacagagagatagagagagcgacagagagacagacagagcgacacagagacagagcgacagcgagacagagacagagcgacagcgagacagagacagagagacagagagacagagcgacagagcgacagagacagagcgacagagacagagcgacaaagagacagacagagtgacagagagacagacagagcgacagagagacagacagagcgacagagagacagagcgacagagagactgagcgttacagagagagacaatgactgagtgacagagagacagagacagtgtgacagaaagacagagacaaagcgacagagagacagagacagagcgacagagagacagagacagagcgacagagagacagacagagtgacagagagacagacagagcgacagagagacagacagagcgacatagagacagacagagcgacagagagacagacagagcgacacagagacagagcgacagcgagacagagacagagtgacagcgagacagagacagagagacagagagacagagggacagagcgacagagagacagagacagagcgacagagagacagacagagtgacagagagacagacagagcgacagagagacagacagagcgacatagagacagacagagagacagacagagcgacacagagacagagcgacagcgagacagagacagagtgacagcgagacagagacagagagacagagagacagagtgacagagcgacagagagacagagcgacagagagacagagcaacagagagacagagactgagtgacagagagacagagcgacagagagacagagacagtgggacagagagacagagaaagagagacagagactgagtgaCAGAgcgacaaagagacagagacagagcgacagagagacagagacagagcgacagagagacagagacagagcgactgagacagagacagagcgacagcgagacagagacagagagacagagagacagagagacagagcgacagagcgacagagcgacagagcgacagagacagagcgacagagacagagcgacagagacagagcgacaaagagacagacagagtgacagagagacagacagagcgacagagagacagacagagcgacagagagacagacagagcgacagagagacagacagagcgacagagagactgagcgttacagagagagacaatgactgagtgacagagagacagagacagtgtgacagaaagacagagacaaagcgacagagagacagagacagagcgacagagagacagagacagagcgactgagagacagacagagtgacagagagacagacagagcgacagagagacagacagagcgacatagagacagacagagcgacagagagacagacagagcgacacagagacagagcgacagcgagacagagacagagtgacagcgagacagagacagagagacagagagacagagcgacagagcggaggagacagagagacagagcgacagagagacagagcaacagagagacagagactgagtgacagagagacagagcgacagagagacagagacagtgggacagagagacagagaaagagagacagagactgagtgaCAGAgcgacaaagagacagagacagagcgacagagagacagagacagagcgacagagagacagagacagagcgactgagacagagagacagagagacagagacagagcggcagcgagacagagacagagcgacagcgagacagacagagcgacagagagacagacagagcgacagtGAGACAGTCAGAgcaacagagagacaggcagagcgacagagagacagacagagcaacagacagagcgacagagagacagagagagcgaaagagagacagacagagcgacagagagacagagagagacagagcgacacagagacagaaagacagactgagtgacagagagacagacatagggACCGAGACAGtgcgacagaaagacagagacggagagctagagacagagatacagagacatagcgacagagagacagagagacagagacagatcgacagagagacagagacagagcgacagagaggctgagtgacagagagacagagagacagagacagaaagacagagacagcgcgacagagacagagcgagagagagacagagagacagagacagagcgacacagagacagaaagacagactgagtgacagagagacagagtgacagagagacagagacatagggaccgagacagtgtgacagaaagacagagacggagagatagagacagagatacagagacatagcgacagagagacagagcgtcagagagacagagagacagagtgacagcgagacagagacagagagacagagagacagagtgacagagcgacagagagacagagagacagagcgacagagagacagagcaacagagagacagagactgagtgacagagagacagagcgacagagagacagagacagtgggacagagagacagagaaagagagacagagactgagtgaCAGAgcgacaaagagacagagacagagcgacagagagacagagacagagcgacagagagacagagacagagcgactgagacagagacagagcgacagcgagacagagacagagagacagagagacagagagacagagagacagagagacagagcgacagagcgacagagcgacagagacagagcgacagagacagagcgacagagacagagcgacaaagagacagacagagtgacagagagacagacagagcgacagagagacagacagagcgacagagagacagacagagtgacagagagacagacagagagacagagagacagacagagcgacatagagacagacagagcgacagagagacagacagagcgacacagagacagagcgacagcgagacagagacagagtgacagcgagacagagacagagagacagagagacagagcgacagagcgacagagagacagagagacagagcgacagagagacagagcaacagagagacagagactgagtgacagagagacagagcgacagagagacagagacagtgggacagagagacagagaaagagagacagagactgagtgaCAGAgcgacaaagagacagagacagagcgacagagagacagagacagagcgacagagagacagagacagagcgactgagacagagagacagagagacagagacagagcggcagcgagacagagacagagcgacagcgagacagacagagcgacagagagacagacagagcgacagtGAGACAGTCAGAgcaacagagagacaggcagagcgacagagagacagacagagcaacagacagagcgacagagagacagagagagcgaaagagagacagacagagcgacagagagacagacagagacagagcgacacagagacagaaagacagactgagtgacagagagacagagtgacagagagacagacatagggACCGAGACAGtgcgacagaaagacagagacggagagctagagacagagatacagagacatagcgacagagagacagagagacagagacagatcgacagagagacagagacagagcgacagagaggctgagtgacagagagacagagagacagagacagaaagacagagacagcgcgacagagacagagcgagagagagacagagagacagagacagagcgacacagagaca from Coregonus clupeaformis isolate EN_2021a chromosome 12, ASM2061545v1, whole genome shotgun sequence includes:
- the LOC121578149 gene encoding prolargin translates to MKAGVGLYSALVLCLLMGAVFSQRPRPKKPPKPPKATKRPSFKPDPPPDELEPQEPTDFPPPILGPPSMFPDCPRECFCPPSFPNALYCENRNLRTVPVIPSRVHYLYLQNNYISVVTAEPFNNATELRWVDMANNRIKKVDKQVFEKVPGLLFLYMDRNQLKEVPHDLPAGLEQLRLSHNQISKIPSGAFGKMEHLALLDLHHNKLSDSDMGKNTFKDLKNLVQLNLAHNILKKMPANIPNGITQLFLDRNNIDDIPKDYFQGFSNLAFVRLNYNQLSDKGVPKAVFNVSTLLDLHLAHNQLTSVPLFNPQLEHLHLNHNSIESINGTQLCPFSLSSESLTDEALMPRLRYLRLDGNHLSPPVPLDIIMCFRHLKSIVI